In Candidatus Polarisedimenticolia bacterium, one DNA window encodes the following:
- a CDS encoding STAS domain-containing protein: MPVPILKQGPYLIASIQSALTDADLMLLRDALVERVGKFRSLGVIVDVTALDVMDSFASRTLRDIAHMIKLRGADTVIVGIQPEVAFAMVQLGLTLEGVATALDLEEGLEFLDKSAKQRRQEMDRRGR; the protein is encoded by the coding sequence GTGCCCGTTCCCATCCTCAAGCAGGGACCGTATCTCATCGCCAGCATCCAGTCGGCCCTCACCGACGCCGACTTGATGCTCCTGCGGGACGCCCTGGTGGAGCGGGTCGGGAAATTCCGGTCCCTCGGCGTGATCGTCGACGTGACGGCCCTGGACGTGATGGATTCCTTCGCTTCCCGCACGCTCCGGGACATCGCGCACATGATCAAGCTGCGCGGCGCCGACACGGTCATCGTCGGCATCCAGCCCGAGGTGGCTTTCGCCATGGTCCAGCTCGGCCTCACCCTGGAGGGAGTCGCCACCGCCCTGGACCTCGAGGAGGGCCTCGAGTTCCTGGACAAGAGCGCCAAGCAACGCAGACAAGAGATGGATCGTCGTGGAAGATGA
- a CDS encoding anti-sigma regulatory factor, with the protein MEDETRLPIRTDYDIVAAREKGRSLARQIGLSSTESTLVATAISELARNIVRYAKQGEIIIGLVDDGERKGIELEARDQGPGIPDLDRAMQAGYSTSGSLGLGLPGVRRLMDEFEIVSGVGVGTTVRVKKWKQ; encoded by the coding sequence GTGGAAGATGAGACGCGGCTACCCATACGAACCGATTACGACATCGTGGCGGCCCGGGAGAAGGGACGATCCCTGGCCCGCCAGATAGGTCTTTCGTCCACCGAATCGACGCTGGTGGCGACCGCGATCTCCGAGCTGGCGCGGAACATCGTGCGTTATGCCAAGCAGGGAGAGATCATCATCGGCCTCGTGGACGACGGCGAGCGGAAAGGGATCGAGCTCGAAGCGCGGGACCAAGGCCCCGGGATCCCGGACCTCGATCGGGCCATGCAGGCCGGCTATTCCACTTCCGGGAGCTTGGGCCTCGGCCTCCCCGGCGTCCGCCGCCTGATGGACGAGTTCGAGATCGTCTCCGGCGTCGGCGTCGGCACCACCGTGAGGGTGAAGAAATGGAAGCAATGA
- a CDS encoding response regulator transcription factor, with protein MRILIVDDDPKCMAAIKRILRAKRDHDVVWEAKNGEEAVRLSRSLEPDLILMDLAIPRICGLEAVRLIKEKQPGIQIIMMSAFGGDVYREAALSSGADGFIPKSQVSTVLPSLPSGTGPVTLPSVVQA; from the coding sequence ATGAGAATCTTGATTGTGGATGACGATCCGAAATGCATGGCCGCCATCAAGCGGATTCTCCGCGCCAAGCGAGACCACGACGTGGTCTGGGAAGCGAAGAACGGGGAGGAGGCGGTGCGACTTTCTCGCAGCCTCGAGCCCGATCTGATCCTCATGGATCTGGCGATTCCGCGGATCTGCGGGCTGGAAGCGGTCCGTCTGATCAAGGAGAAACAGCCCGGGATCCAGATCATCATGATGAGCGCCTTCGGCGGGGACGTTTACCGGGAGGCGGCCCTGAGCAGCGGCGCGGACGGCTTCATCCCGAAATCGCAGGTCTCCACCGTATTGCCGTCTCTGCCTTCCGGCACCGGCCCGGTGACCCTCCCCTCCGTCGTGCAGGCTTGA
- a CDS encoding SpoIIE family protein phosphatase, with translation MEAMTCGPLVWTAATRALPGESVSGDRYLVKRFSSGVLLAAIDGLGHGREAADASTLAVQILDRHAGEPVLKLIQHCHEELRGTRGVVMSLASLTIDGALQWVGIGNVEGLLVHADASAAHESLSLRGGIVGRQLPPPHVSVLRLSPKDLLLFVTDGVAPQFFGEVRSEKDVDLMVKGIMARHWKENDDALVLAARYEGWQP, from the coding sequence ATGGAAGCAATGACCTGCGGGCCGCTCGTCTGGACGGCGGCCACGCGAGCTCTTCCGGGAGAATCGGTGTCCGGGGACCGGTACCTCGTCAAGCGCTTCTCCTCGGGCGTCCTGCTCGCGGCGATCGACGGGCTCGGCCACGGGCGCGAGGCGGCGGACGCCTCCACGCTGGCCGTCCAGATCCTCGATCGCCACGCCGGCGAGCCGGTCCTCAAGCTGATCCAGCACTGCCACGAGGAGCTGCGCGGGACGCGGGGAGTCGTCATGAGCCTGGCCTCCTTGACGATCGACGGCGCTCTCCAGTGGGTCGGCATCGGCAACGTCGAGGGGCTCCTCGTCCACGCCGACGCCTCCGCGGCCCATGAGAGCCTCTCGCTGCGCGGCGGCATCGTCGGCCGGCAGCTGCCTCCCCCCCACGTCTCCGTCCTGCGCCTCTCGCCCAAGGACCTCCTGCTTTTCGTCACGGACGGCGTCGCCCCGCAATTCTTCGGCGAGGTCCGCTCCGAGAAGGACGTCGACCTCATGGTGAAGGGCATCATGGCGCGCCATTGGAAGGAGAACGACGACGCGCTCGTCCTGGCGGCCCGTTACGAGGGATGGCAGCCGTGA
- the dinB gene encoding DNA polymerase IV — protein MRGSPARVVLHLDMDAFYAAVEIRENRDLAGQPLIVGHRGKRGVVSTCSYEARAFGVRSAMPSVTAERLCPQAIWLPGRMSLYAEVSRSIRRMMEGISPVVEPLSIDEAFLDLTGIASSLEGGRRVARRLKEQIRREERLTASVGVAPNKFLAKVASDLEKPDGLVVLPLADVPLRLHPLPVDRLWGVGPKTARHLRALSIQSVGDVLRIARRRLEQGIGAERAGHLIALARGQDNRPIEAEREAKSISEERTYGVDLVDPEAIDRALLARSEGVARQLRRHGLTARTVRLKVRAGDFTTWTRAHTLAEPTDLPEAIVSAARRLYRERIRLRGKGVRLLGVGAAALAPRAGQPALLFPDAREEKARRLAIASDAVRERFGEEAVTRARLVRRPGGKKDDAAPEASSLPAVD, from the coding sequence ATGAGAGGTTCCCCGGCCCGCGTCGTGCTTCACTTGGACATGGACGCGTTCTACGCGGCCGTCGAGATTCGCGAGAATCGCGATCTCGCGGGCCAGCCGCTGATCGTGGGCCATCGCGGCAAGCGCGGGGTCGTCTCGACCTGCTCCTATGAGGCCCGCGCGTTCGGCGTTCGCTCGGCGATGCCCTCGGTGACGGCCGAGCGGCTCTGCCCTCAGGCGATCTGGCTGCCGGGAAGAATGAGCCTCTATGCGGAAGTCTCCCGATCGATCCGCCGGATGATGGAGGGGATCTCGCCGGTGGTCGAGCCGCTGTCGATCGACGAGGCGTTTCTGGATCTCACCGGGATTGCTTCCTCTCTCGAGGGGGGACGCCGCGTCGCCCGCCGGCTCAAGGAGCAGATTCGGCGGGAGGAGCGGTTGACCGCTTCGGTGGGGGTCGCACCGAACAAGTTCCTCGCCAAAGTCGCGTCGGATCTGGAGAAGCCCGACGGACTCGTCGTCTTGCCGCTTGCGGACGTGCCGCTCCGCCTTCACCCGCTTCCCGTCGACAGGCTTTGGGGCGTCGGGCCCAAGACCGCCCGCCATCTCCGCGCCCTCTCCATCCAGTCGGTCGGCGACGTGCTGCGGATCGCCCGGCGCCGGCTCGAGCAGGGGATCGGCGCCGAGCGGGCCGGTCATCTCATCGCGCTCGCCCGCGGCCAGGACAACCGGCCGATCGAGGCGGAGCGCGAGGCGAAGTCGATTTCGGAGGAACGAACCTACGGCGTCGATCTCGTCGATCCCGAGGCGATCGATCGCGCCCTGCTGGCGCGCTCGGAAGGGGTGGCGCGCCAGCTCCGGCGCCACGGGCTGACGGCCCGGACGGTCCGCCTCAAGGTCCGCGCCGGTGACTTCACGACCTGGACCCGGGCGCACACGCTCGCCGAGCCCACCGACCTTCCCGAGGCGATCGTCTCGGCGGCGCGCCGGCTCTATCGCGAGCGCATCCGGCTGCGAGGCAAGGGAGTCCGCCTGCTGGGGGTCGGGGCGGCCGCCCTGGCGCCGCGCGCCGGCCAGCCGGCGCTCCTCTTCCCCGACGCCCGGGAGGAGAAGGCCCGGCGCCTCGCGATCGCGTCCGACGCCGTGCGGGAGCGCTTCGGCGAAGAGGCGGTGACGCGCGCCCGCCTCGTCCGCCGCCCCGGGGGTAAGAAGGACGACGCGGCGCCGGAGGCCTCCAGCCTTCCGGCGGTCGACTAA
- a CDS encoding AAA family ATPase, which produces MPANDRLNDLLLLIKSRYCVIQVETAEVERAGALLRRLAVELGLPYFLWSRTKGLRRDGVEGSVYGTADPGQALAHVEASSFPAIYHFDGLGPYLDDRIVAARLADAAGQFSKMTGAIVLTGTGITLPDALKAVSATVDLPLPEPDDYRALLQRVLKDLGARMSLRVEMQADDFARLLNNLKGLTLAEAERILTRVVVEDGKLSSEDIQAVVEAKRALVEREGILEYFPAGEKMSDVAGLAGLKGWLADRRALLGDPARAAQFGLPFPKGVLLLGVPGCGKSLCAKAVAREWALPLLKLDPTRLYDKYVGETEKNFKRAMETAEKMAPIVLWIDELEKAFAVSGGEEDGGVSTRIFGTFLSWLQDRKGDVFVVATANDVSRLPPEFLRKGRFDEIFFLDLPDAEARAALFSIHLKKRGKDPGAFDLTRLVGATEGYGGADVEQAIVAGLYTAFSGRRELSTDSLLEEISRTRPIARTMSQKIDSLRAWAKDRTRSAR; this is translated from the coding sequence GTGCCCGCCAACGACCGGCTCAACGATCTCCTCCTTCTCATCAAGTCACGCTACTGCGTCATCCAGGTCGAAACGGCGGAAGTGGAGCGCGCCGGCGCGCTGCTGCGGCGGCTGGCCGTCGAGCTGGGCCTCCCCTACTTCCTGTGGAGCCGGACGAAGGGACTGCGGCGCGACGGCGTCGAGGGATCGGTCTATGGCACGGCCGATCCGGGCCAGGCCCTGGCGCACGTGGAAGCGAGCTCTTTTCCGGCGATCTACCACTTCGACGGCCTGGGACCGTATCTCGACGACCGGATCGTGGCGGCCCGCCTGGCCGACGCGGCGGGACAGTTCAGCAAGATGACCGGAGCCATCGTGCTCACGGGAACCGGCATCACGCTGCCGGACGCGCTCAAGGCGGTCAGCGCCACCGTGGACCTGCCTCTTCCGGAGCCGGACGATTACCGGGCGCTGCTCCAGCGGGTGCTCAAGGATCTCGGCGCCCGGATGTCGCTGAGGGTCGAGATGCAGGCGGACGACTTCGCCCGGCTGCTGAACAACCTCAAAGGGCTGACGCTGGCCGAGGCGGAGAGGATCCTGACGCGCGTCGTGGTGGAGGACGGGAAGCTTTCCTCCGAGGACATCCAGGCAGTGGTCGAAGCGAAGCGAGCTCTCGTGGAGCGGGAAGGGATCCTGGAGTACTTTCCCGCCGGGGAGAAGATGTCCGACGTGGCCGGGCTGGCCGGCTTGAAGGGGTGGCTGGCGGATCGGCGCGCTCTCCTCGGGGATCCGGCCCGCGCCGCGCAGTTCGGCCTCCCGTTTCCGAAAGGGGTCCTCCTGCTGGGGGTGCCGGGCTGCGGCAAGAGCCTTTGCGCCAAGGCCGTGGCGCGCGAATGGGCGCTCCCGCTCTTGAAGCTCGATCCCACGCGTCTCTATGACAAGTACGTCGGCGAGACGGAGAAGAACTTCAAGCGGGCCATGGAGACGGCCGAGAAGATGGCTCCCATCGTCCTCTGGATCGACGAGCTGGAGAAGGCGTTCGCGGTCTCCGGCGGGGAGGAGGATGGCGGCGTTTCCACGCGGATCTTCGGGACTTTTCTCTCGTGGCTCCAGGACCGCAAGGGGGACGTCTTCGTCGTGGCGACCGCCAACGACGTCTCCCGGCTGCCTCCCGAATTCCTCCGGAAAGGGCGGTTCGACGAGATCTTCTTCCTCGATCTGCCCGACGCCGAGGCCCGCGCCGCTCTCTTTTCCATCCACCTGAAGAAGCGCGGCAAGGATCCCGGCGCCTTCGACCTCACGCGGCTCGTCGGCGCCACCGAAGGCTACGGCGGCGCCGACGTGGAACAGGCGATCGTCGCCGGCCTCTACACCGCGTTCTCCGGCCGGCGGGAGCTGTCGACCGACTCGCTGCTGGAGGAGATCTCCCGGACCCGCCCCATCGCCCGGACGATGTCCCAGAAAATCGACTCTCTGCGCGCCTGGGCCAAAGATCGGACGCGCAGCGCCCGTTAA
- a CDS encoding response regulator transcription factor, giving the protein MSRVAGALIAEDHPLVRKSLKALLERDGIPVLGEAADGEEALRLAQALRPETVVLDLQMPLLNGLEVARLLRRSLPETKSILLTMHAEAAYVAEALEAGVHGYVLKSQAADDLVAAIRRVGSGGVFVSPRIAPAPCPLDPAAPEEPASR; this is encoded by the coding sequence GTGTCGCGTGTCGCCGGAGCTTTAATCGCGGAAGATCACCCTCTGGTCCGCAAGAGCCTGAAGGCCCTGCTGGAGCGGGACGGGATTCCCGTCCTCGGCGAGGCCGCCGACGGCGAGGAAGCGCTCCGCCTGGCCCAGGCCCTGCGGCCCGAGACGGTCGTCCTGGATCTGCAGATGCCTTTGCTCAATGGGCTGGAGGTGGCCCGCCTCCTGCGGCGCAGCCTGCCCGAAACGAAGAGCATCCTGCTCACGATGCACGCCGAAGCCGCCTATGTCGCGGAGGCTCTCGAAGCAGGGGTGCACGGTTACGTGCTCAAGAGCCAGGCAGCCGACGATCTGGTCGCGGCGATTCGACGGGTGGGGTCGGGAGGCGTCTTCGTCAGTCCCCGGATCGCCCCGGCGCCATGCCCGCTGGACCCGGCCGCCCCCGAAGAACCGGCAAGTCGTTGA
- the arfB gene encoding alternative ribosome rescue aminoacyl-tRNA hydrolase ArfB — protein sequence MSREPVHILHGLSIPEDELELRTSKSGGPGGQNVNKVNTRVTLRFDVFRSPSLSEQQKRRIVSRLATKITAAGILHVTSRKSRSQAANREAAEERFAALLREALTPKLARRRTAAPAGAGAERLRAKKRRSRIKRSRSLPGWED from the coding sequence GTGAGCCGCGAGCCGGTCCACATTCTTCACGGATTGTCGATCCCGGAAGACGAGCTGGAGCTCAGGACCTCGAAGAGCGGCGGCCCCGGCGGACAGAACGTCAACAAGGTGAACACCCGCGTCACCCTGCGCTTCGACGTGTTCCGCTCGCCGAGCCTGTCGGAGCAGCAGAAGCGGCGAATCGTCTCGCGCCTCGCGACGAAAATCACCGCCGCCGGCATCTTGCACGTGACTTCCCGGAAGTCCCGCAGCCAGGCCGCCAACCGCGAAGCCGCGGAGGAGCGTTTCGCGGCGCTGCTGCGGGAGGCGCTGACCCCCAAGCTGGCGCGCCGGCGAACGGCGGCGCCGGCGGGCGCCGGGGCGGAGCGCTTGCGGGCGAAGAAGCGCCGCTCCCGGATCAAGCGGAGTCGATCCCTCCCGGGCTGGGAAGACTGA
- a CDS encoding aldo/keto reductase, giving the protein MGKKVDRREFMKIGLAGGAGLGLAALDPIRARGRAAETPAPAAMPKRPLGRTGHQVALFSLGGQARLEERGSAARQEAVRIIHRALDLGVNYCDTAPLYGPSQDYLGEVLKTRRSETFLASKTDDRSRDGSLRLLENSLKRLNTDHLDLWQLHHVSDREDLDSIFRPDGSLAALVRAREEKMVRFLGITGHYDPASLLEGIRRFDFDCILMALNAADPHHLSFQEKLLGAAAAKKMGVIGMKVPARGRLLAKSGLTMRECVDYVWSLPVSTVIIGCDSVRQLEENVALGRRFQPISAAARAALESRTRAAASDCAWYKRGASEPWG; this is encoded by the coding sequence ATGGGCAAGAAGGTGGACCGCAGAGAGTTCATGAAGATCGGCTTGGCCGGCGGCGCCGGGCTCGGCTTGGCGGCGCTCGATCCGATCCGGGCGCGGGGCCGGGCGGCCGAGACTCCCGCGCCGGCGGCGATGCCGAAGCGCCCGCTGGGGCGCACCGGCCATCAGGTCGCGCTGTTCTCCCTGGGAGGGCAGGCGCGGCTCGAGGAGCGCGGCTCCGCCGCGCGCCAGGAGGCGGTGCGGATCATCCATCGCGCCCTCGACCTCGGGGTGAACTATTGCGACACGGCGCCGCTGTACGGGCCGAGCCAGGACTACCTCGGCGAGGTTCTCAAGACGCGGCGCTCCGAGACCTTCCTGGCCAGCAAGACCGACGATCGCAGCCGCGACGGCTCGCTGCGCCTGCTGGAGAACAGCCTGAAGCGCCTCAACACCGATCATCTCGACCTCTGGCAGCTCCATCACGTCAGCGACCGGGAGGATCTCGATTCGATCTTCCGCCCGGACGGGTCGCTTGCGGCGCTGGTGCGGGCACGGGAGGAGAAGATGGTGCGCTTCCTGGGAATCACGGGCCATTACGACCCGGCCAGCCTCCTCGAGGGAATCCGGCGATTCGATTTCGACTGCATCCTGATGGCGCTGAATGCCGCCGATCCGCATCACCTCTCCTTCCAGGAGAAGCTCCTCGGGGCGGCGGCGGCCAAGAAGATGGGCGTGATCGGCATGAAAGTGCCCGCCCGCGGGAGGCTCCTGGCGAAATCGGGCCTCACCATGAGGGAATGCGTCGACTACGTCTGGAGCCTGCCCGTCTCGACGGTCATCATCGGTTGTGATTCGGTGCGGCAGCTCGAGGAGAACGTGGCGCTGGGGCGGCGCTTCCAGCCGATCTCCGCGGCCGCGCGCGCGGCCCTCGAATCGCGCACCCGGGCCGCCGCGAGCGACTGCGCCTGGTACAAGCGCGGCGCTTCCGAGCCCTGGGGATAG
- a CDS encoding STAS domain-containing protein, which produces MKEPEPRKRGARESADTTNLLRELVAHLRENRTQLREEWARRITEARLLTAMTEQEIFAEATSVYDNYVEALETETFETLQAYARNLSERIIPRGVETHEVVGIVLLLRDVLARSLFAKYQSDFQTLNRILDAYEPAANRIAITVAVGFVQERERTIREQQEAIRELSTPVLQVRERLLILPIIGVIDPQRARQLTEQLLRGIRTNRARVVVIDITGVAAMDSSVANHLVQTVEASRLLGATVIVTGLSPEIAQTLVNIGVDLIKMTTVGDLQGGIEEAERLLGYKVVLNAETRA; this is translated from the coding sequence ATGAAAGAACCAGAGCCTCGAAAGCGCGGCGCCCGGGAGAGCGCCGACACCACCAACCTGCTGCGCGAGCTGGTGGCGCACCTCCGAGAGAATCGCACCCAGCTGCGCGAGGAATGGGCCCGGCGGATCACGGAAGCCCGGCTGCTCACCGCGATGACCGAGCAGGAGATCTTCGCCGAAGCGACCTCCGTCTACGACAACTACGTCGAGGCCCTGGAGACGGAGACGTTCGAGACCCTTCAGGCCTACGCGCGCAACCTCTCCGAGAGGATCATCCCCCGGGGCGTCGAGACCCACGAGGTGGTCGGCATCGTCCTCCTCCTGCGCGACGTCCTGGCCCGCTCCCTGTTCGCCAAGTACCAGTCCGACTTCCAGACCCTCAACCGGATCCTGGACGCGTACGAGCCGGCCGCCAACCGCATCGCCATCACCGTCGCGGTCGGCTTCGTCCAGGAGCGCGAGCGGACGATCCGCGAGCAGCAGGAGGCGATCCGGGAGCTCTCCACCCCGGTGCTGCAGGTGCGCGAGCGCCTGCTGATCCTGCCGATCATCGGCGTCATCGATCCGCAGCGCGCCCGCCAGCTCACGGAGCAGCTCCTGCGCGGGATCCGGACGAACCGCGCCCGCGTCGTGGTCATCGACATCACGGGCGTGGCGGCGATGGACTCGAGCGTGGCGAACCATCTGGTCCAGACGGTCGAGGCGTCCCGGCTCCTCGGGGCGACGGTCATCGTCACCGGCCTGTCGCCGGAGATCGCCCAGACCCTGGTCAACATCGGCGTGGACCTCATCAAGATGACCACCGTCGGCGATCTCCAGGGAGGCATCGAAGAGGCCGAGCGGCTCCTGGGGTACAAGGTCGTCCTGAACGCGGAGACCCGCGCCTGA
- a CDS encoding sensor histidine kinase: protein MSAVEPAFAAEYRGALLRYLDGTPESGLEQAYELGRKAMNAGMGILEMAELQTILMASVAGSPPGEEKIQAAGRFFQESLSSYEMTHRAFREANSALRHLNELLEEQAKRIAHALHDDAAQLLVSVHLGLEELGMDLQPAQRGQLQDLREILDKIEERLRQFSHELRPMMLDDLGLLPALRFLGQSVGKRSGLSVSVESSLAERLPPALETALYRIFQEMLNNAAKHSRAKEVRIDLRREGNQIQASVRDDGKGFDPEAESRIRRGLGLMGIRERVEALRGTISIQSAPGEGAHVRVTLPMRS from the coding sequence GTGAGCGCCGTGGAACCCGCCTTCGCGGCGGAGTACCGGGGCGCGCTGCTGCGATACCTCGATGGGACGCCCGAGTCCGGCCTGGAGCAGGCCTACGAGCTCGGCCGGAAAGCCATGAACGCGGGGATGGGAATCCTGGAGATGGCCGAGCTGCAGACGATACTCATGGCTTCGGTGGCCGGGTCTCCCCCCGGCGAGGAGAAGATCCAGGCGGCCGGCAGGTTCTTCCAGGAGAGCCTCTCCTCCTATGAGATGACGCACCGCGCCTTTCGCGAGGCCAACAGCGCCTTGAGACACCTCAACGAGCTGCTCGAGGAGCAGGCGAAGCGCATCGCCCACGCCCTCCACGACGACGCGGCCCAGCTTCTCGTCTCGGTCCACCTCGGGCTCGAGGAGCTGGGGATGGATCTGCAGCCGGCCCAGCGCGGACAACTGCAGGACCTGAGGGAGATCCTGGACAAGATCGAGGAGCGGCTGCGGCAGTTCTCCCACGAGCTGCGGCCGATGATGCTGGACGACCTCGGCCTGCTGCCCGCCTTGCGCTTCCTCGGACAGAGCGTCGGCAAGCGCAGCGGGCTTTCCGTCAGCGTGGAGTCTTCACTCGCGGAGCGGCTGCCACCGGCGCTCGAGACGGCGCTCTACCGGATCTTCCAGGAGATGTTGAACAACGCCGCGAAGCATTCCCGGGCCAAGGAGGTCCGCATCGATTTGCGCCGTGAAGGCAACCAGATCCAGGCCTCGGTCCGGGACGACGGCAAAGGCTTCGACCCCGAGGCCGAGAGCCGGATTCGTCGCGGCCTCGGATTGATGGGAATCCGGGAGCGCGTCGAGGCGCTGCGCGGGACGATCAGCATCCAGTCGGCTCCCGGCGAAGGGGCCCATGTCCGCGTGACGCTTCCGATGAGGAGCTAA
- a CDS encoding ABC transporter ATP-binding protein yields the protein MAVNAEPSGRFPEGVAGSEAAVWTAGLRRTFGDVVAVDDVDLSVPRGSVYGFLGPNGAGKSTTIKCLTGLLRPSAGAIRILGMDPARDPVAVKRRVGVVPEDLALFDRLTGWETLDFVGEVHGLERETIRRRAEELLELMDLRDAAGSMVADYSHGMRKKIALAAALLPAPGLLFLDEPFEGIDAVASRQIKNLLQAFAGRGGTIFLTSHILEIVERLSDHVGVIHRGKLVAQGTLASLKAGREAGKTLEEIFLELVGAGGSAGPALDWLAG from the coding sequence ATGGCCGTGAACGCGGAACCGTCCGGCCGCTTTCCGGAGGGAGTCGCCGGCTCGGAGGCGGCGGTATGGACCGCCGGCCTGAGAAGAACCTTCGGCGACGTCGTCGCGGTGGATGACGTCGATCTGAGCGTGCCGCGCGGCAGCGTGTACGGCTTCCTGGGGCCCAACGGGGCCGGGAAATCCACCACCATCAAGTGCCTCACCGGATTGCTGCGGCCGTCGGCCGGCGCGATCCGGATCCTGGGGATGGATCCGGCGCGCGATCCGGTCGCCGTCAAGCGCCGCGTCGGGGTGGTCCCGGAGGATCTGGCCCTCTTCGACAGGCTGACGGGCTGGGAGACGCTCGATTTCGTGGGTGAGGTCCACGGCCTCGAGCGGGAGACGATCCGCCGGCGGGCCGAGGAGCTGCTGGAGCTGATGGACCTGCGCGACGCCGCGGGCTCGATGGTGGCCGACTACTCGCACGGGATGCGCAAGAAGATTGCGCTGGCGGCCGCGCTCCTTCCCGCGCCCGGTCTGCTGTTCCTCGACGAGCCCTTCGAAGGGATCGACGCCGTCGCCTCGCGCCAGATCAAGAATCTGCTGCAGGCCTTCGCGGGGCGCGGCGGCACCATCTTCCTCACCTCGCACATCCTCGAAATCGTCGAGCGGCTCTCCGACCACGTCGGAGTGATTCACCGCGGCAAGCTCGTGGCGCAGGGGACGCTCGCCTCTCTCAAGGCGGGACGCGAGGCGGGAAAGACCCTCGAGGAGATTTTCCTCGAGCTGGTCGGCGCCGGCGGGTCGGCGGGGCCGGCGCTGGACTGGCTGGCGGGATGA